The following nucleotide sequence is from Thermogemmatispora onikobensis.
CCGATACCCGCGCCTTCTCCTTCACCCACACCGCCTTCACCCACACCGACACCGACGCCTGCGCCTTCTCCCTCTCCTTCACCGCCCGCCCCCACAGCCACGCCTTCAGCTGCACCGACTCCATCACCAGACCCTGAGCCGACAGAAGCCCCTTTTCTGCCCACCACTCCCTCTGCCCACTCCACACTCACTCTCACCACGCGCCAAAAGCCCGCGCCGCTCGGGCACGAGCGCGGAGCAGCGGGTCAGCAAGCCAGCAGAACCGCCGCCCGAGCAATGATCACACCAGGATCCAGATAATTGTCCAAAAAAACGCGGGATGAATGGTAGTACCATTCATCCCACAACGATAGACTTTCTTGCTCACCGGGTTAGGCTGGCGGAGGAGGTGGGATTCGAACCCACGGGGGCTGTTAACCCCACACGATTTCCAGTCGTGCTCACTAGGCCACTATGAGACTCCTCCGTGGAGAACCGCCCCCCATGTCACTCACCTGCCGACGCAGCCTCCTCTTGCTCCCAACAGCGGCGTCAACAGGTAGACCAACATGGGAGTGACCCGCTTCGCCGAAGGGAGCGCCAGCGAGTCACTGCTTCTGGCGGAGAGAGTGGGATTCGAACCCACGAGGGTCTTTCGGACCCTACCGCTTTTCGAGAGCGGCTCAATCAACCACTCTGACATCTCTCCGGCGCATAGTATATCACATTCCCCGGGCGGCTGACAAGGGGGGAGAACACAACTGCAGCGAACCTTGCCAGCAGTGGGGGCATTTGCGCTATGCGCTGTCACTGGCCTCTTCAGTCAGGTTGCCAGCGAAAACCTGAGAACGAGAGCAGGAAGAGGCCAGCAGGTAGCAAGGCTTCCCATCCCAAAAGAAAAACACCACTGACCAGGGGGGAGCTTCCGGAAGGAGATCCTCCTGCCGGAGAAGCTCCCCTTCGCCTGTTCTGCCGCGTTCCTGCAGAAGTTAGGGAGGGAAGGAGGGAGCAAGCATCGACCGTTGAGTGCCGCCCGCCCTGGATCAAGAAGCCTCCTCTGGCGATTCCGAAAATTCGCCGATCGCCCCATGCTCATAGAGCCAGCGAGCGAACTGCAGATGCGGGTCGCCGCTGAGATAGGGAGGAATCTCCCCGCTGCTCTGTACGCGGTGGCGCAGCTGCAGCAAGCGCTGAATCTCCTCGGGGAGAAACCCGGCTTCGCGCAGGAGATCGAGAGCCTCCGTCTCCGCCTCTCCGGCCTTCAGAGGCAGCTGCCACTGCTCCAGCGGAGAGCGCTCCTCGTCGCAGGCAGGCTCTCGCTCATGCTGATACTCAAACTGATACTCTCGTCTATCCATAGTGCGCTGTCTCCTCTCAAGTGAGAAAAGCTGCTATCAGCTCAGCTTGTCTAGCTCCGTTAGGTTGGGGTCCGCCCCACCCCTGGTCTGATCTCCGGTACCGCGCGCCAGCCCAGCCCCAAAAAACCAGTCGCGTCCGGCTGCTCATTGAGAGCCGGGCGCTCACTCGCTCTTGCGAGGTTCCAGATCTCCCTTGACGTTTCCCTTGCTCTATAGAACATCCATATCGGCAAAAAGTTGACAGCGATTAGTCCCCCGGCCACCCCTTTTTGCCCGCGAGAGAATTTCAGGACCTTTGGCGCAGCAAGGAAGCGACCTCTGTCAGTAGCTCAACAGCAAGTACTCTCGTACACTCTAGCTAGACAAGGGAGCAGGGAAACTCAGCGGCCCAGCTGGCAACGTCAGCCAGTCAGGGGACGCAGGAGGAGCAGCGCCACGAAGCGCCCAGGCACCTGCCAGCCCAGACACTCGCATCCTCCTCCCAGCCGACAGCCAGTCAGTCTGCCAGTCAAGTCAATCAAGCCAGCCATAAATAGCCAAAGATTCAGGCCAGGCAGGCCCACCCTGCCAGGGGGCGTCAGCAACAGTCAGCAAGGCAGCGCAAGCAAACAAACAAGTAAGCAGGCAAGAGAGCGGAAGGCTGGATAGGGAAGGAGGGCAGGCAGGCAGTTTAGCCGCAGACCGAGCCACGAGGGCCACCAACAGGAGGAGAGGAGAGCAAGTCAGCAGGGCAAGACCCCAGTCAGGCAAGGAGATGTCTATCGATGACCAGTTCCGCGCATCTGCAAGAGATCTGGGCCGAGTTCATGCGCACCCACAGTCAGGCACAGCGCCGCCTGTTGATCGAAGCCTACGTACCGCTGGTGAAAGTCACCGTCGATCGGTTGGGCATTCCGGCGCGCAGCCTGTTGGAAGCCGACGATTTGATCGGCTACGGCATGCTTGGGCTCATCAACGCCATCGATCGCTACGATCCTACGCGCGGGATCAGCTTCGAAGCCTTTGCCAGTGCCCGCATTCGGGGAGCGGTTATCGACCAGCTGCGCGCTCTCAATTGGTTTTCGCGCTCGGCCATGCAGCGCATCAAACAGGTCGAGCAGACGATGGCCGAGCTAGAGCGTCGGCTGGGGAGACCGGCCCGCGACGAGGAGATGGCCGCGGCCCTCGGCGTCTCCCTGAGACGCTACCGCCGCATGCTCCAAGAAGTGGGCACAGTCATTCTCTCGCTGGATAGCCCCCTCCATACGCCCGAGAGCGATGGCGACCATTACTCACTTGGCGAAGCCCTGGAGGACCAGGCCACCCCCGAGCCGGCCAGCACTGTCGAGCGCCGCGAGCTGCTGCAAGCCCTCAGCCAGGCTATCGAGCACCTCCCTCGCCGTGAGCGCCTCGTGCTCGCCCTCTACTACGTCGAGGGCCTCAGCATGAGCGAAATTGGCAAGACACTCGGCATCTCGCAGTCGCGCGTGAGCCAGCTCCACGCACAGACGCTGCTCCATCTGCGCATCAGCCTTGGTCTCCATGAACAACAGCACAAGCGCGGAGGCCGCACAAGTACTCGTTCTACATCAGCACACGAACACGCCCGGCAAATCGATTCGCTCGCCCATCAGCAAGTCCCCACTGTACCATAGCCTGGATCGTATAGTATCATAAACAGAGTATTATTACGATCCCTGGTTTCCCTGTTGATCTTGAGCGACCTGTTGACTACGAGAGGGGAGCAGGCTTCCCTGGCAGGAAAGCCAGCCCCGGTGTCACACCTTTCAGGGGAGGGTACCCAGGTGCAGATCAGGGCTCCACATCACTCTCAACAACGACGGCAGCTTTGGCCACAGCAGCAGGGCCGCTCAGCGCTGAGACGGTGGCAAAGGCGCTGCGGCCCGTCAACAGGGACAGGCCCCAACTGCTCGCAATGCCCGGGGAAACAGTGGTTGCTGAAGCACGGTGTACAATCTACAGAGAGGGTAGTTTTATCGCCAGCGCGAGTGCGCACGGCGGTCTGTGAGATCGAACCTCGCTTGCTTGTGCGGAAAATCCTGGCGCTGAATCGTCTTTTGACAAAGAGCGTACATTGAGTCTGCACAAGGGACTCACAGACCAGCGTTTTGTTGTGCTCCGTGCCAGTGACAGGAAACGAGCCTACCCGTTTCCGTCACCAGCAACGTCCAGTGTGAGCAGGAAGCCCACTCGCTGCTCGGCATCTCGTCTGTGTTCGGCTTGAAGAGACGCCTGTAAGGTGTCATCTGCAGCGCAGGGACGTCTCGGAAATGCTTCTGGGGAAGGGAGCCTTACATGCTTGTTTTGAGACGCAAAGTTGGTGAAAGCATCATTCTCGGTGGGGTCATTAGCATCTCGGTCCTCGCGGTCGAGGGGGAGCGTGTGAAAATCGGAATCAACGCGCCTCCAGAAGTGACCATTGTGCGCGAGGAGCTGTTACGCTCGGGGCAGGATCAGCACCAGCAACCAGCAGCGAATGCTTCGACCGTGACGAATGCTCCAAGCGTACAGCGCTCGTAGCGGTTCATCTATCCATCTAGCGCATCTCTCGTTGAAAGCAAGGCCAGGTCCTCGCCAGGCAGTGCCAGCGCCTGCCCGGGGACCTGGCT
It contains:
- a CDS encoding FliA/WhiG family RNA polymerase sigma factor, whose protein sequence is MTSSAHLQEIWAEFMRTHSQAQRRLLIEAYVPLVKVTVDRLGIPARSLLEADDLIGYGMLGLINAIDRYDPTRGISFEAFASARIRGAVIDQLRALNWFSRSAMQRIKQVEQTMAELERRLGRPARDEEMAAALGVSLRRYRRMLQEVGTVILSLDSPLHTPESDGDHYSLGEALEDQATPEPASTVERRELLQALSQAIEHLPRRERLVLALYYVEGLSMSEIGKTLGISQSRVSQLHAQTLLHLRISLGLHEQQHKRGGRTSTRSTSAHEHARQIDSLAHQQVPTVP
- a CDS encoding carbon storage regulator; the protein is MLVLRRKVGESIILGGVISISVLAVEGERVKIGINAPPEVTIVREELLRSGQDQHQQPAANASTVTNAPSVQRS